TGCGGTATTGGCGTTCGTCAATTTTGCGGTTGTGGCCAGTTCAAATGGCGATGCAGAAACGCAAACGTGGCCTTTCCGTTGATCGTATGCGGCCCGTTAAAGAATTCGATCTCGGTCTTGTCCGCGAGATTCAGCTTCGAGTAGTGCCGCCGGACCTTCGCATATTCAAAGGCCACCCATTCATCCAAACCCACGCCATCGTCATGACCACGTTCAACCATGAACGGGCGGGGCGTCATGAGCATCGAAAGCTCGGCGTAGTTGGCGACATGGCCCATGTTCCATTCGAAGATTTCATATTCGGGCGTGAAGACATAAGTGAATGGCAACTCGACGCTCGCATTCTTGTTGACCCACTCGTTGAAATCGGCGGAACAGATCGAAAGGCAATATCCGGGGCGTCCTTCTCGTGGCGGCAGCAGGGGAGGAACACGAACCGCCGTCTTACCTCCGTACGACAACCCGTAAAATGCCAGGCGGTTGGCATCGACATTCGGCAACGAGGCCAGCCATTTCAACGTCACCTGGTGTTGAGGGATGATGTAGCTAAACAGCGATCGACCCAAGGGATTCGACTTACGTTGCAGAGTCCGAAACAGATCCTTTCCGCGATACGGATTCTGCGGTGAATAGGTGATAAATCCGCGTTTGACGAGTTCCACCGCGAAGCTCTTGTAGTACTTGTAGCCGTCAGAATCAGGGCCGCTGATCGTGTCCATCGGCACCCCTTCCAATCCGTGCTGGCAGACGACCACCGGACGCCTTTCGTCCGGTTTCATGTCTTTTGGCAATAAGAGGATTCCGGCGGCGATCACATCGGGGTATGTATCAAGCACCACTTCGTAACCACGAAAGTCTTTTTCGTCGAGTACTTGTCGCGTCCGCGGGTTCAGCGGAGCAACCGGTTCGGGCAGCTTGCCAATCAGTTCTTCATAAACCTCGTCACGATACCGATCCGCGGAAGCGACCCAACTTTCGACGGAACTTCGGTCGATTTTGGAGACTCGCTTGTCGCGGGTCTTGTACGAGTCACGCAGTAGATTTTGTGTGAACTGCACCGCTTCGGTCACTTGCCGCTGCTGAATGGCCGCGCGATCGAGAGAGACTCTCAAACGCGGTGTCGGCCCGCTCGATGCGGCGGGAACATTCTTCCAGCCTAAACCATTCATGAACGCGACAACCGCCGCGTCACTGAAACCGGGGCCGCGTCCATCGGCACCGCTGGACACCAGCCGAAGCTGATTTCCGACTTTCAATTGCTCGAACAGATGTTGAGCCAGTTTGAACTCGGCTTGAACCAGCTCAATGTCGGCGGTCTTGATCTGGCCGGGAGCCGCCCCACCGCGTCGACCGGGTTTTACTGGCAATGGACCATCGGTTTCGGGAACCTGACAGGCTTCGATGACCAACGTCCGCGGTGCAATCATCGAAGCAAGCTGAGCGTCACCAAACTCGGTCAGCAGACGCCAGACATTGCGATCGATCGGCTCCTGCCAGACCGCTTCGCGCTGCTGAAAATAACCGCTGACCAGGACACTGTTGATCCGGTTGTCGAGTGCCGCGCTGTAGAGCGCCAGTTGGCCGCCGTCACCAATGCCCGCCACGCCAATCGGTCGTGTCTGACTGGATTCGGCATTCATGCGTGTCAACAGATCGACCGCGGCGAGCACCTTCTGAACTTCATAGCCAATGACATGGCGACCCATCTCGAACGCCGATCGGTAGACCCACTCACGATTCGATTGATTCGTCATGGCGATCTCGGGATTGCCCGCAAAGTCGTCGTTACGATTGATCAAGGTGGGAATGACGACCAGACATCCATTCTCAGCCAGTCGTTGTGGCAGTGTTGAGATTGCCGTTTCGGTACCGGGTGCGGCACCCGAGAACAGATCAGGTGACCAGCGTGCGTCGGGGATGACGATCACCATGGCGTTCCAGTTGTTGTGCTCTGGAATCAGCAACAATCCTTCGGCAGCGATCCCGGCCAGCGTCTGCCAGCGAGTGGCCTCGACGGAGTACTTGGAAGGACCTGTCGAATGTCCTGTTTGCGACGGCGCCAAAGATGGGAATTGTTTTGCCAGTTCAAACTTTGCCGTTTCCACACGGGGATCGACGGCACCCAGAATGGTGCGGAACTTCTCGCGATAGGGTGCCAGACTTTTTTCGTAGGCTGCGGCGTTGCTGAAGTCGCGCTGCCACAGTGATTCGCGTTTGAGTCGGGCTGCGACAATCTCTTTCAGGCAGAAACGATCGATTCCTTCGATCATCAGCACATCGAGTGGTTTTTCGGCTTTGAGCAATTGCGTTCCAGGTAACGGCAAGCTTGTGTCTTGAGCCGAGACCAGAACGGGCGAAAGACAAACCAGAACCGCGAGCAGGCACACACGCATCTCGAACTCCCAAAGTCCACTTGAGAACCCATCCTCGGAATCGGCATCCCGCTGCCGGTGATTGAATCTGCCGCCGCACCGTCCAGGTGCGCTGGCGCTCAATCATCGATGACTCGTCCATTCTTGTCCCGTTTCATGCCGGGTGGCCCAACCGGACCAGTGCCAGGTAACGTCAGAGCGGGCGGCGTCGTGGGAAGCCCGATTTGCGGGGCTCCTACGGGGGGGATCTGGGTTTGGATCAGATTCATCGCTTCGGACTTGGACTCGGGCGAGGGCAGGGGCACGTTCTCAAATCGAAACCTGACCATTTTTTCTTCGACGTGCGAGTAAAGCGAGAACTGAAGCTGAAGATCGTCGGGAAAGACCTGCGTGGGATGGTTGGAATACAGCCGCTGCACGGTTCGGTCTTTTTCAAACTCAGTGAAGGCGATCAGATCGCCCGGCATTCCCCGAACCTGGCCCAGGAAATGACCTTTGTCACACCAGAGCGTTAACGATTGTGGTCGGACGGCGGAATGGCTGCGGCGCAGGTTCAGTCCTGACTCTTTGAATTCCGTTCGCGTCAGGGGCCGCGATGCGGTTCGGACAGCGTTTTCGATCGTGAACTGCTCCGCGCCTGTCGATGTCAGATACAGAAACGATCCTTCGAAGACATCCAGGGTTGTCGCGGATGACGTCGGGGCATCGACCGACAACCGCACGCGTAGTGTCTTTGGCGGGTGGTCGTCAGCCATGTCGTCCTCGGCATCAAACAGGGCAAACGCGGATTCTGGAACCACGTCACCCACCTCGGATTTTTTCGGGGCACTGGCGTGCAAGGTGCCCCCGTCAGACAGTTTCATCGTTTTGGGAGTGATCCCGGCGGAACCGCAGATGGTCTCGAGACCGTCTCCGGTCACATCGATCAGTAGATCCACAGATAGTTCAGGCGTTCCCGTTGACGAAATTTTTGGGTGAGTGCTCCAGGCTGTTCGCGCTTCGATCTTCATCCCGCCCAGCAACCCTTCCGCCTTTTGAGGTTCAACCCCTTCGGTTTCACCGGGTTGCTTCAATGAAAACTTCGACGCGGCGGGCGATCCCGGTGCTCCGGCGGGAAGTCCGGTTCCGGGGATACCCATGCCGCTGGTCATTGCCATCACCATCAGGATCGGAGGAAGTTGTTCGAGTTTCGCCTGGGCCGAATCGGGAACGCTGGTCGAGATTTTCACCACCTGACTTTGCTCGACGATCTTGGCGTTGGTGAAGATCATGTCACCCAATTCACCGATCAGCGGGGGTGCCATCTCTTTGTAGCTCTTGAACCACTCCCGTGCGGATGCAAGTCCAGTTTCCATCTCGGCTTTCAGACGACTCGACCCTTCTGGTGTGCCGCTGGCCGCGCTGATGCGAAGGTCGAATCCTCCTTTGATCGACACGCCAACGCTGCCCCAGCGCAAGGCGTGTTGCTTCAATGAATCCTGTACCTGAGAAAAGCCGGGCACCGCCTGCAACGAGGTCATTTTCCCCTCAGCGTCGGCAGTGGGAAATGCCGCTGCAATGACGATCAACGGCCCTGAATCGACGGCCGTCAATTCTTTACGGGGAATCGTGCTTTCGCCACGTTCCATTGTCGAGAACAGTTCCGCTTCGCTGCCAGCGATCAGCAGATTCGGGTTCGGCGCCCAGTATCCCGCGGGCGCCATCTTCGCTGTTGCGGGATTGTCCAGTGAGGACACATACGATTTGCCATTCTTTTCCCGCAGCTTCCCCCCGACGATTCGTTCGGCAATCTGTTTGAGATCGACCGCTTTTTTGGTCTTCATCACCAGGACAAATCGATTCGTATCGTTCAACCAGCCGGGTGCCGGAATTCCATCAGCACTTGCTGCGGGATCCGTTGCGGGCGTCGAATCGGCATTTGCCGAATTGCCTGCGCCGGGTGTCTGTGAGATCGCCGTGGCGGCCGTGGTAAATGCGTCGGGGATCCCCACCGTGATGCTCTCGATCTCCGTTGGGCCGAGTCCGACCGTCTCTTTCCACTTCGCCAGACTATCAGTGACCATCTTGTCGCTGAGCGGGCCTTTGAGCAGCGGTGCGTTCCAAAGCTCTGCCACTTTCACATGAATGACAAGATCGGTTGCTGACGGCATCCAACGCAGGCCGAGCGCCCGTTCCGCCAAGCTCGCCGGGGGAGCATCTGGGGCCTTCGGTGTTGGTGCGGCGGCAGGCTCAGCCGCCGGGGCTGGTGTTGGAGCGGCAGTCACGACGATGGGCTCTTCAGGCGGGGGAGCCTTCTTGCTCAAGAGCATAAATCCCCCGCCGATCAGCACGAGAACCCCGACGATTCCCCCGATGATCAGCGGTGACTTCGAGCCTTCGCTTGATGAACCACCCTTGCCACCCTTCTTCCCGGCGCCTTTTTTGCCTCCTCCTACAGGTCCTTTGCGACGCGGAGATTCTTCGGCTGGCTCCTCGTCCAGATCGTCATCCATCTCGAACGAGTCTTCGTCGTCCTCAGAGACCTCGGGCGTGAAGACTTCCTGGCACTTGGGGCATTTGATTTTCTTCCCCAATTTGCTTTTGTCGGGTGCGCTCAGCTTGGCCAGGCACCCCGGACATTCGAAAGAAACCTTGCTGGGCATGACGACGCTCTCTGCAAGAGAACTTCCTGTTCTCACCGTTGTTGATTCGATCCGTTCTTATTGTTCGATCAATGACACGTTGCGCAGCTGCTGCTGGCAACCGGCGGGAAAGCCCGAGGAAAATGACAACCGAATTCGAGTTCTGCGTCCAAAGACCGAGTGACGCCGTCTCTGTGTCGGTTGTAGAGTACCGTAAATTGTCCCATAGCGGACGCCTGACCACTGACAAATTTCAGCAACATGCCGCAAGAAGGCGGAATCGACCTGACCCCTGCGGCAGACAGGAGTCCCGTTTCTGATCTGCACCACGAAGGCATATCGTGGACGAAGCATCCACCAGATCCCAAACACGATCGCGATCAAGACCCCGAGGGATAACAGGTCACTCATCGTTTCCGCCCTGTTGCTCGCCGTCCCCTGGATTTCAATAGTCAATTCATGGTCATCATCATTGCGTCACTGCGGATCGACCCAGTAGCGTGTCGACCGCCGCACCAATGTCAGCCGATCGCATCAATGATTCGCCAACCAGAATGGCCCGAGCGCCACCCGCTTTGACGCGATCGATGTCGATACGAGTCTTGATCCCGCTCTCGCTGACCAGAAGTGTCGTCGCCGGAACCTGTTTGGAGAGCCGCGTCGTGTGGTCCAGGTCCGTGACAAAGGTCCGCAAGTCGCGATTGTTGATGCCGACCAATGCGGGCTCCAGTTTCAGAACTCGGTCCAGATTCTCGGCATCGTAGAGCTCAATCAACGATTCCATCCCCAGTTCCGACGCGTAAAAATACAGGTCGCGCAACTGGCAATCGTCCAGACATTCGGCAATCAGCAGAATACAGTCGGCTCCCGCAGCCCGTGCTTCCAGCACTTGATACCGGTCGATAAAAA
This Schlesneria paludicola DSM 18645 DNA region includes the following protein-coding sequences:
- a CDS encoding alpha/beta hydrolase family protein, with product MRVCLLAVLVCLSPVLVSAQDTSLPLPGTQLLKAEKPLDVLMIEGIDRFCLKEIVAARLKRESLWQRDFSNAAAYEKSLAPYREKFRTILGAVDPRVETAKFELAKQFPSLAPSQTGHSTGPSKYSVEATRWQTLAGIAAEGLLLIPEHNNWNAMVIVIPDARWSPDLFSGAAPGTETAISTLPQRLAENGCLVVIPTLINRNDDFAGNPEIAMTNQSNREWVYRSAFEMGRHVIGYEVQKVLAAVDLLTRMNAESSQTRPIGVAGIGDGGQLALYSAALDNRINSVLVSGYFQQREAVWQEPIDRNVWRLLTEFGDAQLASMIAPRTLVIEACQVPETDGPLPVKPGRRGGAAPGQIKTADIELVQAEFKLAQHLFEQLKVGNQLRLVSSGADGRGPGFSDAAVVAFMNGLGWKNVPAASSGPTPRLRVSLDRAAIQQRQVTEAVQFTQNLLRDSYKTRDKRVSKIDRSSVESWVASADRYRDEVYEELIGKLPEPVAPLNPRTRQVLDEKDFRGYEVVLDTYPDVIAAGILLLPKDMKPDERRPVVVCQHGLEGVPMDTISGPDSDGYKYYKSFAVELVKRGFITYSPQNPYRGKDLFRTLQRKSNPLGRSLFSYIIPQHQVTLKWLASLPNVDANRLAFYGLSYGGKTAVRVPPLLPPREGRPGYCLSICSADFNEWVNKNASVELPFTYVFTPEYEIFEWNMGHVANYAELSMLMTPRPFMVERGHDDGVGLDEWVAFEYAKVRRHYSKLNLADKTEIEFFNGPHTINGKATFAFLHRHLNWPQPQN
- a CDS encoding zinc ribbon domain-containing protein, producing the protein MPSKVSFECPGCLAKLSAPDKSKLGKKIKCPKCQEVFTPEVSEDDEDSFEMDDDLDEEPAEESPRRKGPVGGGKKGAGKKGGKGGSSSEGSKSPLIIGGIVGVLVLIGGGFMLLSKKAPPPEEPIVVTAAPTPAPAAEPAAAPTPKAPDAPPASLAERALGLRWMPSATDLVIHVKVAELWNAPLLKGPLSDKMVTDSLAKWKETVGLGPTEIESITVGIPDAFTTAATAISQTPGAGNSANADSTPATDPAASADGIPAPGWLNDTNRFVLVMKTKKAVDLKQIAERIVGGKLREKNGKSYVSSLDNPATAKMAPAGYWAPNPNLLIAGSEAELFSTMERGESTIPRKELTAVDSGPLIVIAAAFPTADAEGKMTSLQAVPGFSQVQDSLKQHALRWGSVGVSIKGGFDLRISAASGTPEGSSRLKAEMETGLASAREWFKSYKEMAPPLIGELGDMIFTNAKIVEQSQVVKISTSVPDSAQAKLEQLPPILMVMAMTSGMGIPGTGLPAGAPGSPAASKFSLKQPGETEGVEPQKAEGLLGGMKIEARTAWSTHPKISSTGTPELSVDLLIDVTGDGLETICGSAGITPKTMKLSDGGTLHASAPKKSEVGDVVPESAFALFDAEDDMADDHPPKTLRVRLSVDAPTSSATTLDVFEGSFLYLTSTGAEQFTIENAVRTASRPLTRTEFKESGLNLRRSHSAVRPQSLTLWCDKGHFLGQVRGMPGDLIAFTEFEKDRTVQRLYSNHPTQVFPDDLQLQFSLYSHVEEKMVRFRFENVPLPSPESKSEAMNLIQTQIPPVGAPQIGLPTTPPALTLPGTGPVGPPGMKRDKNGRVIDD
- the trpC gene encoding indole-3-glycerol phosphate synthase TrpC produces the protein MTPRTDTNVLTKIIDHKRTEVAEAKRLRPIEQLRDQAAAASPVRDFVQSLRSNPDIGLIAEVKKGSPSAGVIRQDFDPVQIARIYEQHGASCLSVLTDETFFLGHLDYLKAVRQAVTIPVLRKDFFIDRYQVLEARAAGADCILLIAECLDDCQLRDLYFYASELGMESLIELYDAENLDRVLKLEPALVGINNRDLRTFVTDLDHTTRLSKQVPATTLLVSESGIKTRIDIDRVKAGGARAILVGESLMRSADIGAAVDTLLGRSAVTQ